The Austwickia sp. genome includes a region encoding these proteins:
- a CDS encoding esterase: MTGDSTVDGFWQHPLVLQILRWQIVGTQAELTSYGIVLLAVLVLLLRRRADRPANWWRRSLLAATLGALGAAALILILDDGLHQVPGGLPRGGRTWVVLLGVVVGLALANLRRTSWWRKAAAVLVVPPVLAVATVGVNASYGIMHSLGELLNKPVAEIVTLKDLPTTQGHNPAAIDWLARDWTPPPGMPGQGRRVTLAIPGPVSGFVARPASVYLPPAALIENPPSLPVLVLMMGQPGTPDVTYVADALDAKAARHGGLAPIVVVADQTSSPWNDTLCMDTAKFGKVETYINTDVVTWIKTHLRVSHHRSDWIVAGYSNGGLCAARFAALHGQMWGNVLNISGEEFPGSDNAERHLEEIFGGDKEAYDQHRLPRQLPRAAFADTWFVTTVSADDPHHMPGERRVAAAARDGGARSYYLEFDSGGHGVDTVKQALDRGLELLYPRLGLDREVSPAHAESIPPPPIPAP, translated from the coding sequence GTGACCGGGGACTCGACGGTCGACGGGTTCTGGCAACACCCGCTCGTCCTGCAGATCCTGCGCTGGCAGATCGTGGGGACCCAGGCGGAGCTGACCAGCTACGGCATCGTCCTGCTCGCGGTCCTCGTGCTGCTGCTGCGGCGCCGGGCCGACCGACCGGCGAACTGGTGGCGGCGGTCCCTCCTTGCCGCCACGCTCGGCGCCCTCGGGGCCGCGGCGCTGATCCTGATCCTCGACGACGGGCTGCACCAGGTCCCCGGCGGCCTGCCGCGGGGCGGCCGCACCTGGGTGGTGCTGCTCGGCGTGGTCGTCGGCCTGGCGCTGGCCAACCTGCGCCGGACCAGCTGGTGGCGCAAGGCGGCCGCCGTGCTCGTCGTACCGCCCGTGCTCGCGGTCGCGACCGTGGGCGTGAACGCGTCGTACGGGATCATGCACAGCCTCGGCGAGCTGCTCAACAAGCCGGTCGCCGAGATCGTCACGTTGAAGGACCTGCCGACGACCCAGGGGCACAACCCGGCCGCGATTGACTGGCTCGCCCGCGACTGGACCCCACCGCCGGGCATGCCGGGGCAGGGGCGCCGGGTGACCCTCGCCATCCCCGGTCCGGTCTCGGGGTTCGTGGCGCGGCCCGCGAGTGTCTACCTGCCCCCCGCGGCGCTCATCGAGAACCCGCCCAGCCTGCCCGTCCTGGTGCTGATGATGGGCCAGCCGGGCACGCCCGACGTCACCTATGTCGCCGACGCCCTGGACGCCAAGGCCGCCCGGCACGGCGGGCTGGCGCCCATCGTGGTGGTCGCGGACCAGACCAGCAGCCCCTGGAACGACACGCTCTGCATGGACACGGCCAAGTTCGGCAAGGTCGAGACCTACATCAACACCGACGTGGTGACCTGGATCAAGACCCACCTGCGGGTCTCCCATCACCGCTCCGACTGGATCGTGGCGGGCTACTCCAACGGCGGCCTGTGCGCGGCCCGGTTCGCGGCCCTGCACGGCCAGATGTGGGGCAACGTGCTGAACATCTCCGGGGAGGAGTTCCCCGGCTCCGACAACGCCGAGCGGCACCTGGAGGAGATCTTCGGCGGCGACAAGGAGGCCTACGACCAGCACCGCCTGCCCCGTCAGCTGCCCCGGGCCGCCTTCGCCGACACCTGGTTCGTGACCACGGTCAGCGCCGACGACCCGCACCACATGCCGGGGGAGCGCCGCGTCGCCGCCGCCGCCCGCGATGGCGGGGCGCGATCCTATTACCTGGAGTTCGACAGCGGCGGCCACGGCGTGGACACGGTGAAGCAGGCACTCGACCGAGGCCTCGAGCTGCTCTATCCGCGGCTGGGGCTCGACCGGGAGGTCTCGCCGGCCCACGCCGAGTCGATACCCCCGCCGCCGATCCCCGCGCCCTGA